From a single Ignavibacteriales bacterium genomic region:
- the trxB gene encoding thioredoxin-disulfide reductase — MTDTNRHKVIIIGSGPAGLTAALYTARASLSPVVFEGIQPGGQLTITTEVENFPGFPEGVMGPALMDLIRQQAQKFGAKSLYQEVTEVDFSKRPFKIVSDGTEYFAETVIVSTGASAKLLGIPSEAEYMGYGVSACATCDGFFFKNQHVVVVGGGDTAIEEASFLTKFASKVSIVHRRNELRASKVMQQRAFSNPKIEFVWDSAVDEVLGKNEGGKKSLTGVRLKNLKTGVLTEFACDGLFLGIGHQPNTKLFEGKLDMDPVGYLITKPHSTATNIPGIFAAGDVADPTYRQAVSAAGTGCMAAIDAERFLAHGEVGH; from the coding sequence ATGACCGACACGAACCGTCACAAAGTCATCATCATCGGATCTGGTCCGGCAGGACTCACGGCAGCGCTCTACACCGCGCGTGCAAGCCTCAGCCCGGTCGTATTCGAAGGGATTCAACCCGGAGGGCAGCTGACCATCACCACTGAGGTTGAGAACTTCCCCGGTTTCCCCGAAGGTGTCATGGGTCCGGCACTGATGGACCTCATTCGGCAGCAGGCTCAGAAGTTCGGGGCGAAGTCCCTTTACCAGGAAGTGACGGAGGTTGATTTCTCAAAAAGACCATTCAAGATAGTCTCGGATGGTACGGAGTACTTCGCTGAAACAGTGATTGTCTCCACCGGAGCATCGGCGAAACTGCTCGGAATTCCGTCGGAAGCAGAGTACATGGGCTATGGAGTGTCTGCGTGCGCCACCTGTGACGGGTTCTTTTTCAAGAATCAGCACGTTGTGGTGGTCGGAGGGGGCGACACGGCAATAGAGGAGGCCTCGTTCCTGACGAAGTTCGCTTCGAAAGTGTCGATTGTTCACAGAAGAAACGAACTGAGGGCTTCAAAGGTCATGCAGCAAAGGGCATTCAGCAATCCGAAGATCGAGTTTGTCTGGGACTCGGCTGTCGACGAGGTGCTGGGGAAGAACGAGGGGGGAAAGAAGTCACTCACCGGTGTTCGCCTCAAGAACCTGAAGACCGGCGTACTCACTGAGTTCGCTTGCGATGGTCTATTCCTGGGTATCGGTCATCAGCCGAACACGAAGTTGTTCGAAGGGAAGCTCGACATGGATCCCGTCGGGTACCTCATAACCAAGCCGCATAGCACCGCCACGAACATCCCGGGTATTTTTGCGGCGGGCGATGTGGCCGATCCGACATATCGTCAGGCGGTAAGCGCCGCAGGGACAGGATGTATGGCGGCAATTGATGCAGAGAGGTTCCTGGCCCACGGCGAAGTCGGCCATTAG
- a CDS encoding T9SS type A sorting domain-containing protein — MNRLAAILIALCIIHVCSFAGPAKAYFCRASIGNAVVLENDLVKITIAETGGKVIGWYVKSLRRDIAAWDSTLPYAVLAQRFGVFDDSAKWPGGWPSPIGLEKYQTEILPSADQSARVRQTLIVPPPSAFSGLSVEKTYTLSVNRYELSVDYVITNTSREVKCYLDSGSTYGINLTVETTMLCDTSYTISFKSNGRVYSSPFPAEFFNPDAPNAEFKQAIDWCAIEDKNGGYVMGSFYPSGLTRGLWPGEQRSGAYDYEIIFRSVTYQPGQVETYHFRTCGGPGNIESFARGELSNPTSIERATDEVPGQLRLMQNYPNPFNPSTTIEFSVPANSFISLKVLNLLGQEVAVLVNEEKHAGLYRIQWQADVPSGVYLYRLQSGGHTLLRKMTFIR, encoded by the coding sequence ATGAATCGCCTGGCAGCAATTCTCATCGCCCTCTGTATCATCCACGTATGTTCGTTCGCTGGACCCGCGAAGGCATACTTCTGCCGCGCGAGCATCGGAAACGCAGTTGTACTTGAAAACGATTTGGTGAAAATCACGATCGCCGAGACTGGGGGCAAAGTGATCGGATGGTATGTCAAGAGCCTCCGGAGAGATATCGCTGCCTGGGATTCCACCTTGCCGTATGCAGTTCTTGCACAACGATTTGGTGTCTTCGACGACTCAGCAAAATGGCCTGGAGGCTGGCCATCACCTATTGGCCTGGAGAAGTATCAAACCGAGATACTCCCGTCTGCCGATCAATCGGCTCGTGTGAGACAGACATTGATTGTTCCCCCGCCTTCTGCGTTTTCTGGATTAAGTGTGGAGAAGACCTACACACTTTCCGTGAATCGTTATGAGCTCTCGGTCGACTATGTCATCACAAACACCTCAAGGGAGGTCAAGTGCTACTTGGATAGCGGGAGCACATACGGCATCAATCTGACCGTCGAAACGACGATGCTCTGCGACACCAGCTACACGATATCGTTCAAATCGAACGGCAGAGTGTACTCAAGTCCATTTCCTGCTGAATTCTTTAACCCCGATGCCCCGAACGCTGAATTCAAGCAGGCCATCGACTGGTGCGCTATCGAAGACAAGAATGGCGGATATGTGATGGGCTCCTTCTATCCTTCCGGATTGACACGCGGCCTTTGGCCTGGCGAACAAAGGTCGGGAGCGTACGACTATGAGATAATCTTTCGATCTGTGACCTACCAGCCGGGACAGGTGGAGACATATCATTTCAGGACGTGTGGAGGCCCGGGCAACATAGAGTCGTTCGCAAGAGGCGAACTCTCCAACCCGACATCGATCGAGAGGGCGACCGATGAAGTCCCAGGTCAGCTGAGGCTCATGCAAAACTACCCAAACCCTTTCAATCCGAGCACCACTATCGAGTTTAGCGTGCCGGCGAATTCGTTCATATCTTTGAAAGTCCTCAATCTGCTTGGACAAGAAGTGGCTGTCCTGGTGAATGAAGAAAAGCATGCTGGACTGTACAGGATTCAATGGCAGGCAGATGTGCCCAGCGGGGTTTATTTGTATCGACTTCAGTCCGGGGGCCACACGCTTCTCCGGAAGATGACGTTCATCCGTTAG
- a CDS encoding YCF48-related protein — MNSQWIQTNGPTGGAVSTLAAIGTNVFAGSSDGGGVFLSTDFGTSWKHIDSGFAYTPVKALTAYGTSLLAGTDKGIFLTNDNGKSWNNVGVNGLSVNAITVGINSGGVTKIFAGVSSSPAVYMSTNGGAYWNAATNSGLSASAVYSLAVSSLAAGGTALFAGTSSGVFYSTNDGGNWTASNTGLTGAYAHSMVVGPDSAGKSSLFMGSYGKGVFRMSQNGSSWVAASNGLTSLYIYSLVANGNVMYAGTGAGLFATSDGGRSWSPIVSGLATNRINALLFVPSGGTGGSSFFAGTDQGVCLSTNNASTWVSKNSGLANTVIYAFGVSGKNLFAGTYGGGVCRSTDNGTSWTTVNDGLTNLNVDAFAVTTGTSGNTVFAGTGAGVFVSTNDGISWSSASSGLTNTTVLALATMPASGSSGTNLFAGTMGGVFISSNNGATWNAANSGLASLSVMCLAVSGTNLFAGTYDGGVFLSSDHGRSWVPTSVGLPNKPINVLAVIPNSSEGANLFAGTEGSGVYRSTNNATSWSAAGLATQQIWAFGVSGTNLFVGDNFGIWYTTDNGAVWRTASTGLTNVKVISFGIIGSDIVTGTIGGGVFRRGLYEMIPRPCAWTAQISPLGYTALGQIQFVSPTEGWVVMGNGKLLHTTNSGSAWSTVNVAGTDTVWFNTDNLRALSPMSFTSPSTGWVIGTLGTSQQSRGPVLFKTTDGGSIWVKQSIAGWSTAFGTQFVDATHGWVEVLTGIQSSFTYAILRTTDGGNQWTTAYTSNTSLLAPHFIDANIGWGIVGIPGGTGSSIVRTSNGGTTWTEQRSDNTAGSLNRVQFVDANNGWVIGDSAKIFKTTNGGNMWTQLTNAPIDRSTKLKSMYFLNANCGWIAGQVASGAIPTYLLHTTNGGATWTIDGGSLWSPPNNPPFEASIMGLCFVDANTGWMSTYHGDLVKTTSGGVITSVRLESKTETSQSFVLEQNYPNPFNPSTTIRYELSEPTYVSLSIYNMLGQLVSTLVDERKGPGCYQVQWTTRVPSGIYLCQLRAGCLVATKKMIVVK, encoded by the coding sequence ATGAACTCACAGTGGATCCAGACGAATGGCCCTACCGGGGGGGCAGTCTCTACCCTTGCGGCGATCGGTACAAACGTATTTGCGGGGAGTTCAGACGGCGGCGGTGTATTCTTGTCGACTGATTTCGGCACAAGCTGGAAGCACATCGACAGCGGCTTCGCCTACACTCCAGTCAAGGCGCTTACAGCATATGGAACAAGCCTGCTGGCTGGCACGGACAAAGGGATCTTTCTCACGAACGACAACGGGAAGAGTTGGAACAACGTGGGCGTCAACGGTCTCTCCGTTAACGCGATCACAGTGGGAATAAACTCAGGCGGAGTCACGAAGATCTTTGCCGGAGTCAGTTCAAGCCCCGCCGTCTATATGTCCACCAACGGAGGAGCCTACTGGAACGCAGCAACCAATTCGGGATTGTCGGCATCTGCTGTTTATTCGCTTGCCGTCAGTTCACTCGCCGCGGGCGGAACGGCTCTTTTTGCGGGCACCAGTTCGGGGGTCTTCTATTCGACAAACGACGGCGGAAATTGGACAGCGTCAAATACCGGGCTCACGGGGGCGTATGCCCACTCCATGGTCGTGGGTCCGGACAGCGCAGGAAAGTCAAGTCTCTTCATGGGAAGCTACGGCAAGGGAGTTTTTCGCATGTCGCAAAATGGTTCCTCATGGGTTGCTGCCAGCAACGGTCTGACAAGCCTTTACATCTACTCTCTGGTTGCAAACGGAAACGTGATGTACGCAGGAACGGGTGCAGGGCTTTTTGCAACGTCTGATGGAGGGAGATCCTGGAGCCCAATCGTGTCAGGTTTGGCGACGAACAGAATCAACGCTCTGCTTTTCGTCCCGTCAGGAGGAACTGGCGGTTCCAGCTTCTTCGCAGGCACAGATCAAGGCGTATGCCTATCCACCAACAATGCATCGACTTGGGTCAGCAAGAACTCAGGACTGGCGAACACTGTGATTTACGCATTCGGAGTCTCCGGCAAAAATCTGTTTGCCGGGACATATGGCGGTGGAGTCTGCCGTTCAACCGACAATGGAACGAGTTGGACGACTGTCAACGACGGTCTTACAAACCTGAACGTTGATGCATTTGCAGTAACCACCGGGACTTCGGGCAACACGGTGTTTGCCGGCACAGGGGCGGGCGTCTTCGTCTCGACAAACGATGGAATCAGTTGGTCATCTGCAAGCTCAGGACTGACGAACACGACGGTCCTGGCACTCGCGACGATGCCTGCAAGCGGCAGTTCCGGCACAAACCTGTTCGCGGGCACCATGGGGGGCGTCTTCATTTCCTCAAACAACGGCGCAACGTGGAATGCCGCGAATTCCGGTTTAGCAAGCCTCTCCGTTATGTGCCTTGCAGTGAGCGGCACGAACCTGTTCGCTGGGACGTACGATGGTGGGGTCTTTCTTTCATCCGACCATGGCAGGAGTTGGGTGCCGACGAGTGTCGGGCTGCCGAACAAACCGATCAACGTGCTTGCCGTTATTCCCAACAGTTCAGAGGGTGCGAACCTGTTTGCCGGAACTGAAGGGAGCGGCGTGTATCGCTCCACAAATAATGCCACGTCATGGTCAGCCGCCGGGCTGGCTACACAACAAATTTGGGCATTTGGAGTGAGCGGAACGAACCTGTTCGTTGGGGATAATTTCGGGATTTGGTATACCACTGACAACGGCGCGGTGTGGCGGACAGCCTCGACTGGACTCACGAATGTGAAGGTCATAAGCTTTGGCATAATAGGCTCGGACATCGTGACCGGGACAATAGGAGGCGGCGTATTCCGCAGAGGTCTGTATGAAATGATCCCGCGCCCTTGTGCGTGGACCGCACAGATTTCGCCACTTGGATACACGGCTCTCGGTCAGATCCAATTCGTGAGTCCAACAGAAGGTTGGGTCGTGATGGGTAACGGAAAACTGCTTCACACGACGAATTCCGGATCGGCTTGGTCAACCGTCAATGTGGCCGGGACAGATACTGTTTGGTTCAACACCGACAACCTCAGAGCGTTGTCCCCTATGTCGTTTACCTCGCCCTCGACGGGTTGGGTGATTGGAACACTCGGGACATCGCAACAATCGCGCGGGCCGGTGCTCTTCAAGACGACCGATGGGGGATCGATTTGGGTAAAACAGTCCATTGCGGGATGGAGCACTGCATTTGGAACGCAGTTCGTTGACGCGACACACGGGTGGGTCGAAGTGCTGACCGGGATTCAATCGAGTTTCACCTACGCGATCCTACGAACGACCGATGGGGGGAACCAGTGGACGACTGCTTACACCTCGAATACCTCTTTGCTCGCACCCCATTTCATCGATGCAAATATCGGCTGGGGCATTGTTGGTATTCCTGGCGGCACCGGCTCTTCCATCGTTCGTACCTCGAATGGTGGGACAACTTGGACTGAGCAACGTTCTGACAATACGGCTGGCAGTCTCAATCGCGTACAATTTGTGGATGCTAACAATGGATGGGTCATCGGCGATTCTGCCAAGATATTCAAGACCACGAACGGCGGGAACATGTGGACACAACTCACGAACGCCCCGATAGACCGTTCGACCAAGCTCAAGTCAATGTACTTCCTGAACGCCAACTGCGGCTGGATCGCAGGCCAAGTTGCGTCGGGCGCGATTCCAACGTATTTGCTGCATACGACGAATGGCGGCGCCACTTGGACGATTGATGGCGGCAGCCTGTGGTCCCCGCCGAACAATCCACCGTTCGAAGCCAGTATAATGGGTCTTTGCTTTGTCGACGCAAACACCGGTTGGATGAGCACGTATCACGGCGATCTTGTGAAGACGACGTCGGGGGGTGTTATCACTTCCGTCCGGCTGGAATCAAAAACAGAGACTTCGCAATCCTTTGTGCTGGAGCAGAATTACCCGAATCCGTTCAATCCGAGTACGACAATTCGCTATGAACTCTCCGAGCCAACATATGTCTCGCTGAGCATCTATAATATGCTTGGACAGCTTGTCTCGACACTCGTGGATGAGAGAAAGGGGCCGGGCTGTTACCAAGTCCAGTGGACCACGAGAGTTCCGAGCGGCATCTATCTTTGCCAGCTTCGAGCTGGATGTCTCGTGGCGACAAAAAAGATGATTGTGGTCAAGTAG
- a CDS encoding T9SS type A sorting domain-containing protein encodes MKQLSYLLAVMVSILISRDSTFAQWVRTNQLCGGYFTSFAASGAAVFAGAYGGGIFLSTNDGANWKKLNLADGTWTNGLVAALDGSGGTDIFVAATWGAVGEPCGVIRSTDFGQTWFEVNSGLTNLFLTSLAVSVGDDGSKNLFAGTWGGGVFRSTNNGARWNPVNTGLHGLNVKALAVAGSTLLAGTDHGAFLSVNNGSLWTQVNSGLPDTNLSCAAISSVETGGKILFVGSYKSGAFRSSDTGASWVPANDGLNNLHVYALTPSPVGTGNPCILAGTNGGGIYRSTNNGVGWVPVNTGLTFPYIQGLAIIADGNGGRKFFAGTWGSGVFVSSDEGSSWTIANSGLVCRSVNALAAFDSKVFAGTNGCGAFLSTDGGATWNQNNVGMKFPNVYALAVVANEQGGTHLVAGAGGIYISSNGGATWKAANMAVGDVHAFAVSQVGNESPTIFAGNNALDLHQVQVIASTDRGMTWRQQGTNINASRLNALVTYEANLLVGTDNRGVLLTTDGGMTWIPRNNGLMDSSVSALTISTGSAGAVNVIAATGHGLFRSTDFGMQWTLVSGDAVSTQIQALAVSRQNMFAGVSSTVWKRPLSEVVTAVEDIRAGDLKSFSLSQNYPNPFNPATRIPYQLGSNSQVVLKIYDMLGRVVATFVNGIEHSGTHAVCWDASTMPTGVYFYRFEAYPTNGNSAVVETKRMVLLR; translated from the coding sequence GTGAAACAATTATCATACCTTCTCGCCGTGATGGTTTCCATCTTGATCAGCAGAGACTCAACGTTCGCACAATGGGTTCGAACCAACCAACTCTGTGGTGGTTACTTCACGTCTTTTGCCGCTTCCGGTGCAGCGGTGTTCGCTGGTGCCTACGGCGGCGGGATCTTCCTCTCAACAAATGACGGGGCCAATTGGAAGAAGCTCAATCTCGCTGACGGAACCTGGACTAACGGGCTCGTGGCTGCGCTTGACGGATCAGGGGGGACAGATATCTTCGTTGCCGCCACTTGGGGGGCGGTCGGTGAACCCTGCGGCGTCATACGCTCTACCGACTTCGGCCAAACATGGTTTGAGGTAAATTCAGGACTGACCAATCTCTTTCTGACCTCGCTGGCAGTGTCCGTCGGCGATGACGGAAGCAAGAACCTCTTTGCAGGGACATGGGGAGGCGGCGTCTTTAGGTCAACAAACAACGGGGCAAGGTGGAATCCAGTCAATACTGGTCTACATGGACTGAATGTGAAGGCGCTTGCGGTGGCTGGCTCTACTCTTCTTGCGGGTACCGATCATGGTGCATTTTTGTCGGTGAACAACGGTTCACTGTGGACTCAAGTGAATTCGGGTTTGCCAGACACCAATTTGTCCTGTGCAGCAATCTCTTCAGTCGAAACCGGCGGTAAGATTCTGTTCGTAGGCTCGTACAAATCAGGTGCCTTCAGGTCGTCTGACACAGGCGCAAGTTGGGTGCCAGCCAATGACGGCCTGAACAACCTCCATGTGTATGCTCTCACCCCTTCACCGGTGGGGACAGGAAATCCATGCATACTCGCCGGCACAAATGGCGGCGGAATCTATCGTTCCACAAACAATGGTGTTGGCTGGGTGCCCGTGAATACGGGACTGACATTTCCCTATATCCAGGGACTTGCGATTATAGCGGACGGCAATGGAGGACGCAAGTTCTTTGCCGGCACGTGGGGAAGCGGAGTCTTCGTCTCTTCTGATGAGGGGTCCAGCTGGACGATTGCAAACTCGGGACTGGTGTGCAGGTCCGTGAATGCCCTTGCAGCGTTTGATTCAAAGGTCTTTGCCGGTACGAATGGTTGCGGGGCTTTTCTCTCGACAGACGGCGGCGCAACATGGAATCAGAACAACGTCGGCATGAAATTCCCCAACGTGTACGCTCTTGCGGTCGTGGCAAATGAACAAGGGGGGACACACCTCGTGGCCGGTGCGGGGGGCATCTACATCTCCAGCAACGGCGGCGCAACATGGAAGGCCGCGAATATGGCTGTGGGGGACGTGCACGCGTTCGCTGTCTCGCAAGTCGGTAATGAATCGCCTACAATCTTTGCGGGAAATAATGCACTGGACTTGCATCAGGTGCAGGTGATCGCATCGACGGACAGAGGAATGACCTGGAGGCAGCAAGGGACAAACATCAATGCATCCCGCCTGAACGCGCTGGTCACATACGAAGCGAACCTCCTTGTCGGAACAGACAACCGGGGGGTTCTTCTCACGACCGACGGCGGAATGACTTGGATCCCTCGAAACAACGGACTGATGGATTCTTCTGTCAGCGCTCTTACGATCTCGACCGGCTCAGCAGGCGCTGTCAATGTCATCGCCGCTACAGGTCATGGGCTGTTTCGTTCTACAGATTTCGGGATGCAATGGACTTTGGTCAGCGGCGATGCCGTGAGCACTCAAATCCAGGCTCTCGCGGTTAGCAGACAGAACATGTTCGCAGGGGTCTCTTCAACGGTCTGGAAACGTCCGCTCTCCGAAGTCGTCACAGCTGTCGAGGACATCCGCGCGGGCGATCTGAAATCGTTTTCACTGAGTCAGAACTATCCGAACCCCTTCAATCCGGCAACTAGGATTCCCTACCAACTTGGCTCGAATAGCCAGGTCGTGCTCAAGATCTACGATATGTTAGGAAGGGTAGTGGCAACATTCGTGAACGGGATTGAGCACTCCGGAACTCACGCAGTATGTTGGGATGCGTCAACAATGCCTACCGGGGTGTATTTCTATCGCTTCGAAGCTTACCCGACAAACGGGAACAGCGCTGTTGTCGAGACGAAACGAATGGTGTTGCTCAGATGA
- a CDS encoding T9SS type A sorting domain-containing protein, with protein MTHRLIGRSLSLLLPLVLICPRLSGQGNSFDYKKIIFGTSSTLNLTVESVDTITGAARVNGVDSQAPTTPFTWNWGDGMTTSGFFPQTHTYSNVSKNYFLTVTAHYSGGKQDSCILLMRFVGPTVSPIALSPDIAVRIPVNPVTLGTRLYTPPRLGGFADRFFTTLSRSTVEYIASAVSSIEKDFVNDNIYLVDSKFEQLMLRDSAFQGAYSLWYTNPVAFGVGDAFMQGHIGWTALFHEMGHNYTLNCPANYYYGGRIDGNANAIYSETMAQVYAYAAGYELVNHSRFYGLSDDLAWEIGADLTGFMMWSRDNYNTYISGGKKFTSWNDPVTQEDDALPTFSTIAFEFCRQAETEEKGYRVPLKRMTGLLQGFNPSWWQKFDQGHNTAAADTFRSTLLVTAMSYGFAKDLRADFRNLKFPISDQIYNDLYASVTGVPSAPFLIGPADRAQGISIPVALSWQSVPGAGLNHLQVSESPFFATLIVNDSTLANASKQVGLLSEGATYHWRVRAKNSYGFGGWSDVRSFVTLKAQPIPPLLSQPANGSAGVAMTLTFSWGAVTGASKYRLQISLSSLFNPLVLDDSTLIGVSRQVGPLLNGAMYYWRVCGFNASGWSQFSPVWSFTTLAAPSASTLIEPIDSARNVPMSPTLSWSPCEGAIIYQLQVSSRFTFSANVIDDTTLTTTTRVVGPLSPATTYYWRVRGRNAAGYGPYSTIRHFITVVSTSLEQLGGAVPTTFALHPNFPNPFNPSTTIRYQTPLDGPVLLKVYNVLGEEIATIVSGIQKAGFYQVQWTPQLPSGAYFYRLLAGIYIESRKMILVK; from the coding sequence ATGACTCACAGGCTTATCGGGCGGTCGTTGTCACTCTTGCTGCCTCTTGTTCTGATATGCCCCAGGCTTTCAGGCCAAGGTAACTCATTCGACTACAAGAAGATTATTTTTGGAACGTCATCCACCCTCAACCTCACTGTCGAATCCGTCGATACGATTACCGGCGCCGCGAGAGTGAACGGTGTCGATAGTCAGGCGCCCACCACACCCTTTACGTGGAACTGGGGTGATGGAATGACGACGAGTGGCTTCTTCCCTCAAACACACACCTACTCGAATGTTTCGAAGAATTACTTCCTCACGGTTACCGCCCATTATTCCGGCGGGAAGCAAGATTCATGCATTCTCCTCATGCGGTTCGTCGGACCGACGGTGTCGCCTATTGCGCTTTCGCCTGATATCGCTGTCCGGATTCCGGTCAATCCTGTCACACTCGGTACACGCTTGTACACGCCCCCTCGCCTTGGAGGATTCGCCGACAGATTCTTTACTACACTGTCGCGATCGACCGTCGAGTATATCGCTTCGGCTGTATCGTCCATCGAAAAGGATTTTGTAAACGACAACATCTATCTGGTGGACTCAAAATTCGAACAGTTGATGCTCAGGGACTCCGCGTTCCAAGGTGCCTATAGCCTCTGGTACACGAATCCCGTCGCATTTGGTGTTGGCGATGCCTTCATGCAAGGTCATATTGGGTGGACAGCGCTCTTTCATGAGATGGGCCACAACTACACCCTGAATTGTCCGGCCAATTATTACTATGGTGGACGCATCGACGGAAACGCGAATGCGATCTATTCTGAGACCATGGCACAGGTCTATGCATACGCCGCCGGTTATGAGCTTGTTAATCACTCTCGATTCTACGGCCTGAGCGATGACCTTGCGTGGGAGATTGGCGCCGATCTCACCGGTTTCATGATGTGGTCTCGCGACAACTACAACACCTACATCAGTGGAGGGAAGAAATTCACGTCATGGAATGATCCGGTCACCCAGGAGGATGATGCTCTGCCCACCTTCAGCACGATCGCGTTTGAATTCTGCAGGCAAGCGGAGACTGAGGAAAAGGGATATCGAGTACCCCTCAAACGTATGACCGGGCTCCTTCAAGGCTTCAATCCATCGTGGTGGCAGAAGTTTGACCAGGGCCATAACACAGCAGCCGCTGATACTTTCCGGTCAACCCTTCTGGTGACGGCCATGTCGTATGGCTTCGCCAAAGACCTCCGTGCCGATTTCAGGAACCTGAAGTTTCCCATCAGCGACCAGATCTACAACGACTTATATGCGTCCGTTACCGGAGTCCCTTCGGCCCCCTTCTTGATTGGTCCCGCGGACCGTGCGCAAGGGATTTCCATTCCGGTGGCCCTCTCCTGGCAATCTGTTCCCGGTGCCGGATTGAACCATCTGCAGGTATCAGAAAGTCCTTTCTTCGCGACTCTCATCGTCAATGACTCCACCTTGGCGAACGCCTCAAAGCAGGTGGGGTTGCTTTCAGAAGGGGCGACGTACCACTGGCGCGTCAGAGCGAAGAATTCTTACGGCTTCGGCGGTTGGTCAGATGTGCGCTCCTTTGTGACACTCAAGGCCCAACCGATTCCTCCGTTATTGTCTCAACCTGCCAACGGGAGTGCCGGTGTTGCGATGACTCTCACATTCAGTTGGGGGGCGGTGACAGGCGCTTCGAAGTACCGTCTTCAAATCTCCCTTTCATCTCTCTTCAATCCTCTGGTGCTGGATGATTCGACGCTGATCGGGGTCTCACGTCAGGTTGGTCCTCTCCTGAACGGCGCCATGTACTATTGGAGAGTTTGCGGTTTCAACGCGAGTGGTTGGAGCCAGTTCTCGCCTGTCTGGAGTTTTACCACGTTGGCCGCACCTTCGGCATCAACCTTGATCGAGCCTATCGACAGCGCACGAAATGTACCCATGAGTCCCACGCTGAGTTGGAGTCCCTGTGAAGGTGCGATCATCTACCAACTTCAGGTCTCCTCCAGGTTTACGTTCAGTGCCAATGTAATTGATGACACAACACTCACCACGACGACTCGGGTTGTCGGCCCTTTGAGTCCGGCAACAACGTATTACTGGAGAGTGCGTGGTCGGAACGCCGCTGGCTACGGCCCCTATAGCACGATAAGACACTTCATCACGGTTGTGTCGACATCATTGGAGCAACTTGGTGGCGCAGTGCCAACAACGTTTGCCTTGCACCCGAACTTCCCGAACCCGTTCAATCCAAGCACCACGATTCGCTATCAAACTCCTCTCGACGGTCCAGTCCTTCTCAAGGTATACAACGTGCTAGGCGAAGAAATCGCAACCATTGTCTCAGGGATTCAAAAGGCTGGATTCTATCAGGTGCAGTGGACACCGCAATTGCCAAGCGGTGCGTATTTCTATCGGTTGCTGGCAGGGATCTACATCGAATCGCGGAAAATGATACTTGTGAAATAG
- the sppA gene encoding signal peptide peptidase SppA, protein MSNTAKWILGITVFILAMGGLFLISIVTLIFSAPDDESASTSGERVAVVELAEPIIDSQDIVRQFKKYRENRSVKAIVFRVDSPGGGVSASQEIYEEVKKTRQSGKPVVVSMGSVAASGGYYVSCGATKIMANPGTLTGSIGVIFQFLHFGELMNKIGVDASTFKTGKFKDIGSPYRKTTVDEKKFFDQLLADVYDQFVTVVATERKLDRKIVLGYADGRVFTGRQAREYGLVDTLGTYEDAVSIAAKLGEIKGKPKVVKERKIRSFMERLMGETISELASLKHELLNQPVLQYKFTSPY, encoded by the coding sequence ATGTCAAACACGGCGAAGTGGATATTAGGCATCACCGTATTCATCCTGGCAATGGGAGGTCTTTTTCTCATTTCCATCGTCACCCTCATTTTCAGCGCGCCGGATGATGAGTCTGCGAGCACGTCGGGTGAGCGCGTCGCCGTCGTGGAATTGGCAGAACCGATCATTGATTCGCAGGATATCGTCCGGCAGTTCAAAAAGTATCGCGAGAACCGGTCGGTGAAGGCCATCGTGTTCCGCGTAGATTCCCCCGGAGGCGGCGTTTCAGCGAGCCAGGAAATCTACGAAGAAGTGAAGAAAACACGCCAGTCCGGCAAGCCGGTTGTCGTTTCCATGGGTTCGGTCGCTGCAAGTGGCGGCTACTACGTGTCATGCGGAGCCACCAAGATCATGGCGAATCCCGGCACGCTGACAGGGAGTATCGGCGTGATATTCCAATTCCTTCACTTCGGCGAGCTCATGAACAAGATCGGAGTCGATGCCTCCACGTTTAAGACGGGAAAGTTCAAGGACATCGGTTCTCCGTATCGCAAGACCACTGTAGACGAAAAGAAGTTCTTTGATCAGCTGCTGGCGGACGTGTATGATCAGTTTGTGACAGTCGTGGCCACTGAACGCAAACTGGACCGCAAGATCGTCCTCGGGTACGCTGACGGACGTGTCTTCACCGGACGCCAGGCGCGTGAATACGGACTTGTCGACACACTCGGAACCTACGAAGACGCCGTGAGTATCGCCGCGAAACTTGGTGAGATCAAGGGAAAACCAAAAGTTGTGAAAGAGCGGAAGATCAGGTCGTTCATGGAAAGGTTGATGGGGGAGACAATATCGGAGCTGGCTTCCTTGAAACATGAACTCTTGAACCAACCCGTGCTGCAATACAAGTTTACGTCACCGTACTAA